Proteins from one Daphnia pulicaria isolate SC F1-1A chromosome 3, SC_F0-13Bv2, whole genome shotgun sequence genomic window:
- the LOC124328705 gene encoding membrane-bound transcription factor site-1 protease-like isoform X3, protein MLCIAIITFVNSDCVNETLPVSKEDCDGIVESSQQVHFEFSSKVINNEYIVAFNGYHSSAARANFIAAALNSFSSSGWKIVDRQNLAADYPSDFDLLRIPQQIEDDGLSALRNHPLIKRVTPQRQVFRTLKYINESNSDEFKEFRRFTGRSSLSLGNTFWHSTGRYSSRRLLRAIPRQITSVLQADALWNMGFTGAGVKVAVFDTGLAKSHPHFRKIRERSNWTNEKTFEDGLGHGTFVAGLIASSKQCLGFAPDSELHIFRVFTNNQVSYTSWFLDAFNYAILKKIDVLNLSIGGPDFMDQPFIDKVWELTANNVIMVSAIGNDGPLYGTLNNPADQMDVIGVGGINFEDQIARFSSRGMTTWELPGGYGRVKPDIVTYGSAVRGSSIQGGCRSLSGTSVASPVVAGAITLLASGVIQSGGVVNPASVKQSLMASARRLPGVNMFEQGHGKLDLVRAYHLLSNYRPHVSLSPSYIDLTECQYMWPYCTQPAYHGGMPIIVNVTILNGMGVTGRIVDKPTWHPYTPQYGEYLHLALTFSDLLWPWSGFLAVSISVSSEAAQWEGLAQGHVTFTVESPPGEGEDEPRRSTVNLPIKVRVVATPPRAKRILWDQFHNLRYPPGYFPRDNLRMKNDPLDWNGDHIHTNFKDMYQHLRSSGYYIEVLGWPFTCFDARNYGALLIVDPEEEFFPEETLKLRNDVEELGLSLIIMADWYNTTVMKKVKFYDENTRQWWMPDTGGANIPALNDLLTYWGIVLGDRIWEGEFMLGGHNMYFASGTTLSKFPADGVKVWRSLKDQGQEVLEGELTGGTELVAVMGFYQTQASNEFATSHESLIHNSISQEEEATLRPTPRSPGRIVVYGDSNCADNSHMQKDCFWMLDAVLDYAVTGGEVPLAFQENPDGSDLELSNGGSPPKRMEGNQLHRYSKVLESSGQLDSAQPQARPLPSCPQPVFSVPSPLNKSAPTNLYQSQKLLSVSIDSSLPILPVQDRLLHNPFQALSSLDVDQMADDLPSGYRLQSDWSVSTKFALTIMTLAALVLFYQFYRNRNRPRRTRKSPRLKRVGVPSTNLSPTIKAPSV, encoded by the exons ATGCTGTGTATCGCCATCATTACTTTCGTGAATTCTGATTGTGTTAACGAAACTTTGCCCGTCAGCAAAGAGGATTGTGATGGAATTGTTGAATCATCACAACAAGTGCACTTTGAATTCTCTTCCAAGGTCATCAACAATG AATATATTGTGGCATTCAATGGATACCACAGTTCTGCAGCTCGTGCAAACTTTATTGCAGCTGCGTTGAATTCTTTCAGCTCATCTGGTTGGAAAATTGTTGATCGGCAGAACCTAGCAGCTGACTACCCCAGTGATTTTGATTTGCTAAGAATTCCACAACAGATTGAAGATGATGGACTGTCTGCACTGAGGAATCATCCTCTTATCAAACGAGTTACTCCACAGCGTCAGGTGTTCAGGACTTTGAAGTATATAAATGAATCTAACTCTGATGAATTCAAAGAATTTCGCCGATTTACGGGACGTTCCAGCTTATCTTTG gGAAACACTTTTTGGCATTCCACTGGTCGCTATTCAAGTCGTCGTCTCCTGCGAGCCATTCCAAGACAAATTACTTCTGTTCTACAAGCTGATGCTCTTTGGAACATGGGATTTACTG GTGCCGGTGTGAAAGTAGCTGTTTTCGACACTGGACTAGCCAAAAGTCATCCACATTTTCGGAAAATTCGAGAGCGAAGCAATTGGACTAATGAAAAAACGTTTGAAGACGGCTTAGGACATGGTACCTTTGTGGCCGGTCTCATTGCGTCTAGTAAGCAGTGCCTAGGTTTCGCACCTGATTCGGAACTGCATATATTTCGTGTGTTTACGAACAATCAG GTTTCATACACATCGTGGTTTTTGGATGCCTTTAATTATGCTATCTTGAAGAAAATAGATGTTTTGAATCTAAGCATTGGTGGGCCAGATTTCATGGATCAGCCGTTCATAGATAAAGTTTGGGAATTAACTGCAAATAATGTTATCATGGTGTCAGCCATTGGCAACGATGGGCCCCTCTACGG AACCCTTAATAATCCAGCCGATCAAATGGATGTGATCGGAGTCGGTGGAATTAACTTTGAGGATCAGATTGCCCGTTTCTCCTCCAGGGGAATGACTACATGGGAACTACCTGGAGG gtatGGGAGAGTAAAGCCTGACATCGTAACCTATGG ATCTGCTGTCCGTGGTTCCTCCATTCAGGGAGGATGTCGCTCTTTGTCTGGAACAAGTGTCGCTTCTCCTGTTGTAGCAGGAGCTATCACGCTTCTTGCCAG TGGAGTAATTCAGTCGGGAGGAGTAGTCAATCCCGCAAGTGTCAAGCAATCCCTGATGGCTTCAGCCCGGCGCCTACCGGGTGTTAATATGTTTGAACAAGGACATGGCAAACTGGACCTTGTTCGAGCCTATCACTTACTTTCTAATTATCGTCCTCACGTCTCCCTCAGTCCAag TTATATTGATCTAACGGAATGCCAATATATGTGGCCCTATTGTACTCAACCAGCCTATCACGGCGGAATGCCTATTATAGTTAATGTCACGATCCTAAATGGTATGGGCGTAACCGGTCGGATTGTCGACAAACCTACATGGCACCCGTACACACCTCAATATGGCGAATATCTTCACCTCGCACTGACTTTTTCCGATTTGCTCTGGCCTTGGTCGGGATTTTTGGCTGTTTCCATAA GTGTGTCTAGCGAAGCTGCTCAGTGGGAAGGACTCGCTCAGGGTCACGTCACTTTTACGGTAGAATCGCCTCCCGGCGAAGGCGAAGATGAGCCCCGGCGTTCAACAGTGAACTTGCCAATCAAAGTTAGAGTGGTAGCGACACCGCCAAGAGCCAAGCGGATTCTATGGGATCAATTTCACAACCTTCGTTACCCG CCCGGCTACTTTCCCCGTGATAATCTGCGCATGAAGAACGATCCGCTCGATTGGAACGGGGACCACATTCACACCAATTTCAAA gACATGTACCAACATTTAAGATCCAGCGGCTATTACATAGAAGTTTTGGGTTGGCCCTTTACATGTTTTGATGCGCGAAATTACGGCGCATTGTTAATTGTTGATccggaagaagaatttttccccgaagaaacattaaaactgAGGAACGATGTTGAAGAACTTGGTCTGTCTCTTATCATCATGGCCGATTGGTACAACACCACTGTGATGAAGAAAGTAAAATTCTACGACGAGAACACGAGACAGTGGTGGATGCCCGACACTGGAGGTGCCAACATCCCGGCGTTGAATGATCTTTTGACTTATTGGGGAATAGTCCTCGGGGACCGAATCTGGGAGGGTGAATTCATGCTGGGGGGTCATAACATGTATTTCGCTTCTGGTACGACGCTGTCAAAATTTCCGGCGGATGGAGTCAAAGTGTGGCGTTCGTTAAAAGATCAAG GACAAGAGGTTCTAGAAGGGGAACTGACTGGTGGCACAGAGCTCGTAGCCGTCATGGGATTTTACCAGACTCAAGCTTCCAATGAATTTGCGACGTCGCATGAATCTCTGATCCATAACTCCATAAGTCAAGAAGAGGAGGCAACCTTGCGGCCCACTCCTAGGTCTCCTGGAAGGATTGTTGTTTATGGGGATTCGAATTGCGCTGACAACAGCCATATGCAAAAAG attgcTTCTGGATGTTGGATGCTGTGTTGGACTATGCAGTTACAGGCGGTGAAGTACCTTTGGCGTTTCAGGAAAATCCAGATGGTTCAGATTTAGAATTGTCAAATGGTGGAAGTCCTCCCAAACGAATGGAAGGAAATCAGCTTCACAGATATTCCAAAGTATTGGAGTCATCCGGTCAGTTGGATTCTGCGCAGCCGCAA GCTCGTCCTCTTCCGTCATGTCCTCAGCCAGTGTTTTCGGTTCCAAGTCCATTAAATAAATCAGCCCCTACTAATCTCTACCAATCACAAAAGCTACTCTCAGTCAGCATTGATTCTTCTTTGCCCATTCTACCTGTCCAGGATCGGTTACTTCATAATCCTTTCCAGGCGTTATCATCTTTAGATGTTGATCAGATGGCAGACGACCTGCCAAGTGGATATCGCTTGCAGAGCGATTGGTCTGTCTCCACCAAATTTGCTTTGACCATCATGACTTTGGCAGCGCTCGTTCTCTTTTACCAATTTTATCGCAATCGGAACCGACCACGCCGTACGAGAAAATCTCCTCGGCTCAAGCGTGTTGGGGTTCCTTCAACTAATCTTTCACCCACCATCAAAGCGCCAAGtgtttaa
- the LOC124328705 gene encoding membrane-bound transcription factor site-1 protease-like isoform X2 yields the protein MDVIILVKCRNVYQWKDSRQRQPRNLYASVFMLCIAIITFVNSDCVNETLPVSKEDCDGIVESSQQVHFEFSSKVINNEYIVAFNGYHSSAARANFIAAALNSFSSSGWKIVDRQNLAADYPSDFDLLRIPQQIEDDGLSALRNHPLIKRVTPQRQVFRTLKYINESNSDEFKEFRRFTGRSSLSLGNTFWHSTGRYSSRRLLRAIPRQITSVLQADALWNMGFTGAGVKVAVFDTGLAKSHPHFRKIRERSNWTNEKTFEDGLGHGTFVAGLIASSKQCLGFAPDSELHIFRVFTNNQVSYTSWFLDAFNYAILKKIDVLNLSIGGPDFMDQPFIDKVWELTANNVIMVSAIGNDGPLYGTLNNPADQMDVIGVGGINFEDQIARFSSRGMTTWELPGGYGRVKPDIVTYGSAVRGSSIQGGCRSLSGTSVASPVVAGAITLLASGVIQSGGVVNPASVKQSLMASARRLPGVNMFEQGHGKLDLVRAYHLLSNYRPHVSLSPSYIDLTECQYMWPYCTQPAYHGGMPIIVNVTILNGMGVTGRIVDKPTWHPYTPQYGEYLHLALTFSDLLWPWSGFLAVSISVSSEAAQWEGLAQGHVTFTVESPPGEGEDEPRRSTVNLPIKVRVVATPPRAKRILWDQFHNLRYPPGYFPRDNLRMKNDPLDWNGDHIHTNFKDMYQHLRSSGYYIEVLGWPFTCFDARNYGALLIVDPEEEFFPEETLKLRNDVEELGLSLIIMADWYNTTVMKKVKFYDENTRQWWMPDTGGANIPALNDLLTYWGIVLGDRIWEGEFMLGGHNMYFASGTTLSKFPADGVKVWRSLKDQGQEVLEGELTGGTELVAVMGFYQTQASNEFATSHESLIHNSISQEEEATLRPTPRSPGRIVVYGDSNCADNSHMQKDCFWMLDAVLDYAVTGGEVPLAFQENPDGSDLELSNGGSPPKRMEGNQLHRYSKVLESSGQLDSAQPQARPLPSCPQPVFSVPSPLNKSAPTNLYQSQKLLSVSIDSSLPILPVQDRLLHNPFQALSSLDVDQMADDLPSGYRLQSDWSVSTKFALTIMTLAALVLFYQFYRNRNRPRRTRKSPRLKRVGVPSTNLSPTIKAPSV from the exons ATGGACGTAATAATTC TGGTGAAATGTAGGAACGTTTACCAATGGAAGGATTCAAGGCAACGACAACCGAGAAATCTCTACGCGAGCGTGTTCATGCTGTGTATCGCCATCATTACTTTCGTGAATTCTGATTGTGTTAACGAAACTTTGCCCGTCAGCAAAGAGGATTGTGATGGAATTGTTGAATCATCACAACAAGTGCACTTTGAATTCTCTTCCAAGGTCATCAACAATG AATATATTGTGGCATTCAATGGATACCACAGTTCTGCAGCTCGTGCAAACTTTATTGCAGCTGCGTTGAATTCTTTCAGCTCATCTGGTTGGAAAATTGTTGATCGGCAGAACCTAGCAGCTGACTACCCCAGTGATTTTGATTTGCTAAGAATTCCACAACAGATTGAAGATGATGGACTGTCTGCACTGAGGAATCATCCTCTTATCAAACGAGTTACTCCACAGCGTCAGGTGTTCAGGACTTTGAAGTATATAAATGAATCTAACTCTGATGAATTCAAAGAATTTCGCCGATTTACGGGACGTTCCAGCTTATCTTTG gGAAACACTTTTTGGCATTCCACTGGTCGCTATTCAAGTCGTCGTCTCCTGCGAGCCATTCCAAGACAAATTACTTCTGTTCTACAAGCTGATGCTCTTTGGAACATGGGATTTACTG GTGCCGGTGTGAAAGTAGCTGTTTTCGACACTGGACTAGCCAAAAGTCATCCACATTTTCGGAAAATTCGAGAGCGAAGCAATTGGACTAATGAAAAAACGTTTGAAGACGGCTTAGGACATGGTACCTTTGTGGCCGGTCTCATTGCGTCTAGTAAGCAGTGCCTAGGTTTCGCACCTGATTCGGAACTGCATATATTTCGTGTGTTTACGAACAATCAG GTTTCATACACATCGTGGTTTTTGGATGCCTTTAATTATGCTATCTTGAAGAAAATAGATGTTTTGAATCTAAGCATTGGTGGGCCAGATTTCATGGATCAGCCGTTCATAGATAAAGTTTGGGAATTAACTGCAAATAATGTTATCATGGTGTCAGCCATTGGCAACGATGGGCCCCTCTACGG AACCCTTAATAATCCAGCCGATCAAATGGATGTGATCGGAGTCGGTGGAATTAACTTTGAGGATCAGATTGCCCGTTTCTCCTCCAGGGGAATGACTACATGGGAACTACCTGGAGG gtatGGGAGAGTAAAGCCTGACATCGTAACCTATGG ATCTGCTGTCCGTGGTTCCTCCATTCAGGGAGGATGTCGCTCTTTGTCTGGAACAAGTGTCGCTTCTCCTGTTGTAGCAGGAGCTATCACGCTTCTTGCCAG TGGAGTAATTCAGTCGGGAGGAGTAGTCAATCCCGCAAGTGTCAAGCAATCCCTGATGGCTTCAGCCCGGCGCCTACCGGGTGTTAATATGTTTGAACAAGGACATGGCAAACTGGACCTTGTTCGAGCCTATCACTTACTTTCTAATTATCGTCCTCACGTCTCCCTCAGTCCAag TTATATTGATCTAACGGAATGCCAATATATGTGGCCCTATTGTACTCAACCAGCCTATCACGGCGGAATGCCTATTATAGTTAATGTCACGATCCTAAATGGTATGGGCGTAACCGGTCGGATTGTCGACAAACCTACATGGCACCCGTACACACCTCAATATGGCGAATATCTTCACCTCGCACTGACTTTTTCCGATTTGCTCTGGCCTTGGTCGGGATTTTTGGCTGTTTCCATAA GTGTGTCTAGCGAAGCTGCTCAGTGGGAAGGACTCGCTCAGGGTCACGTCACTTTTACGGTAGAATCGCCTCCCGGCGAAGGCGAAGATGAGCCCCGGCGTTCAACAGTGAACTTGCCAATCAAAGTTAGAGTGGTAGCGACACCGCCAAGAGCCAAGCGGATTCTATGGGATCAATTTCACAACCTTCGTTACCCG CCCGGCTACTTTCCCCGTGATAATCTGCGCATGAAGAACGATCCGCTCGATTGGAACGGGGACCACATTCACACCAATTTCAAA gACATGTACCAACATTTAAGATCCAGCGGCTATTACATAGAAGTTTTGGGTTGGCCCTTTACATGTTTTGATGCGCGAAATTACGGCGCATTGTTAATTGTTGATccggaagaagaatttttccccgaagaaacattaaaactgAGGAACGATGTTGAAGAACTTGGTCTGTCTCTTATCATCATGGCCGATTGGTACAACACCACTGTGATGAAGAAAGTAAAATTCTACGACGAGAACACGAGACAGTGGTGGATGCCCGACACTGGAGGTGCCAACATCCCGGCGTTGAATGATCTTTTGACTTATTGGGGAATAGTCCTCGGGGACCGAATCTGGGAGGGTGAATTCATGCTGGGGGGTCATAACATGTATTTCGCTTCTGGTACGACGCTGTCAAAATTTCCGGCGGATGGAGTCAAAGTGTGGCGTTCGTTAAAAGATCAAG GACAAGAGGTTCTAGAAGGGGAACTGACTGGTGGCACAGAGCTCGTAGCCGTCATGGGATTTTACCAGACTCAAGCTTCCAATGAATTTGCGACGTCGCATGAATCTCTGATCCATAACTCCATAAGTCAAGAAGAGGAGGCAACCTTGCGGCCCACTCCTAGGTCTCCTGGAAGGATTGTTGTTTATGGGGATTCGAATTGCGCTGACAACAGCCATATGCAAAAAG attgcTTCTGGATGTTGGATGCTGTGTTGGACTATGCAGTTACAGGCGGTGAAGTACCTTTGGCGTTTCAGGAAAATCCAGATGGTTCAGATTTAGAATTGTCAAATGGTGGAAGTCCTCCCAAACGAATGGAAGGAAATCAGCTTCACAGATATTCCAAAGTATTGGAGTCATCCGGTCAGTTGGATTCTGCGCAGCCGCAA GCTCGTCCTCTTCCGTCATGTCCTCAGCCAGTGTTTTCGGTTCCAAGTCCATTAAATAAATCAGCCCCTACTAATCTCTACCAATCACAAAAGCTACTCTCAGTCAGCATTGATTCTTCTTTGCCCATTCTACCTGTCCAGGATCGGTTACTTCATAATCCTTTCCAGGCGTTATCATCTTTAGATGTTGATCAGATGGCAGACGACCTGCCAAGTGGATATCGCTTGCAGAGCGATTGGTCTGTCTCCACCAAATTTGCTTTGACCATCATGACTTTGGCAGCGCTCGTTCTCTTTTACCAATTTTATCGCAATCGGAACCGACCACGCCGTACGAGAAAATCTCCTCGGCTCAAGCGTGTTGGGGTTCCTTCAACTAATCTTTCACCCACCATCAAAGCGCCAAGtgtttaa
- the LOC124328705 gene encoding membrane-bound transcription factor site-1 protease-like isoform X1 yields the protein MGFGLQVVKCRNVYQWKDSRQRQPRNLYASVFMLCIAIITFVNSDCVNETLPVSKEDCDGIVESSQQVHFEFSSKVINNEYIVAFNGYHSSAARANFIAAALNSFSSSGWKIVDRQNLAADYPSDFDLLRIPQQIEDDGLSALRNHPLIKRVTPQRQVFRTLKYINESNSDEFKEFRRFTGRSSLSLGNTFWHSTGRYSSRRLLRAIPRQITSVLQADALWNMGFTGAGVKVAVFDTGLAKSHPHFRKIRERSNWTNEKTFEDGLGHGTFVAGLIASSKQCLGFAPDSELHIFRVFTNNQVSYTSWFLDAFNYAILKKIDVLNLSIGGPDFMDQPFIDKVWELTANNVIMVSAIGNDGPLYGTLNNPADQMDVIGVGGINFEDQIARFSSRGMTTWELPGGYGRVKPDIVTYGSAVRGSSIQGGCRSLSGTSVASPVVAGAITLLASGVIQSGGVVNPASVKQSLMASARRLPGVNMFEQGHGKLDLVRAYHLLSNYRPHVSLSPSYIDLTECQYMWPYCTQPAYHGGMPIIVNVTILNGMGVTGRIVDKPTWHPYTPQYGEYLHLALTFSDLLWPWSGFLAVSISVSSEAAQWEGLAQGHVTFTVESPPGEGEDEPRRSTVNLPIKVRVVATPPRAKRILWDQFHNLRYPPGYFPRDNLRMKNDPLDWNGDHIHTNFKDMYQHLRSSGYYIEVLGWPFTCFDARNYGALLIVDPEEEFFPEETLKLRNDVEELGLSLIIMADWYNTTVMKKVKFYDENTRQWWMPDTGGANIPALNDLLTYWGIVLGDRIWEGEFMLGGHNMYFASGTTLSKFPADGVKVWRSLKDQGQEVLEGELTGGTELVAVMGFYQTQASNEFATSHESLIHNSISQEEEATLRPTPRSPGRIVVYGDSNCADNSHMQKDCFWMLDAVLDYAVTGGEVPLAFQENPDGSDLELSNGGSPPKRMEGNQLHRYSKVLESSGQLDSAQPQARPLPSCPQPVFSVPSPLNKSAPTNLYQSQKLLSVSIDSSLPILPVQDRLLHNPFQALSSLDVDQMADDLPSGYRLQSDWSVSTKFALTIMTLAALVLFYQFYRNRNRPRRTRKSPRLKRVGVPSTNLSPTIKAPSV from the exons ATGGGATTTGGTTTGCAAGTGGTGAAATGTAGGAACGTTTACCAATGGAAGGATTCAAGGCAACGACAACCGAGAAATCTCTACGCGAGCGTGTTCATGCTGTGTATCGCCATCATTACTTTCGTGAATTCTGATTGTGTTAACGAAACTTTGCCCGTCAGCAAAGAGGATTGTGATGGAATTGTTGAATCATCACAACAAGTGCACTTTGAATTCTCTTCCAAGGTCATCAACAATG AATATATTGTGGCATTCAATGGATACCACAGTTCTGCAGCTCGTGCAAACTTTATTGCAGCTGCGTTGAATTCTTTCAGCTCATCTGGTTGGAAAATTGTTGATCGGCAGAACCTAGCAGCTGACTACCCCAGTGATTTTGATTTGCTAAGAATTCCACAACAGATTGAAGATGATGGACTGTCTGCACTGAGGAATCATCCTCTTATCAAACGAGTTACTCCACAGCGTCAGGTGTTCAGGACTTTGAAGTATATAAATGAATCTAACTCTGATGAATTCAAAGAATTTCGCCGATTTACGGGACGTTCCAGCTTATCTTTG gGAAACACTTTTTGGCATTCCACTGGTCGCTATTCAAGTCGTCGTCTCCTGCGAGCCATTCCAAGACAAATTACTTCTGTTCTACAAGCTGATGCTCTTTGGAACATGGGATTTACTG GTGCCGGTGTGAAAGTAGCTGTTTTCGACACTGGACTAGCCAAAAGTCATCCACATTTTCGGAAAATTCGAGAGCGAAGCAATTGGACTAATGAAAAAACGTTTGAAGACGGCTTAGGACATGGTACCTTTGTGGCCGGTCTCATTGCGTCTAGTAAGCAGTGCCTAGGTTTCGCACCTGATTCGGAACTGCATATATTTCGTGTGTTTACGAACAATCAG GTTTCATACACATCGTGGTTTTTGGATGCCTTTAATTATGCTATCTTGAAGAAAATAGATGTTTTGAATCTAAGCATTGGTGGGCCAGATTTCATGGATCAGCCGTTCATAGATAAAGTTTGGGAATTAACTGCAAATAATGTTATCATGGTGTCAGCCATTGGCAACGATGGGCCCCTCTACGG AACCCTTAATAATCCAGCCGATCAAATGGATGTGATCGGAGTCGGTGGAATTAACTTTGAGGATCAGATTGCCCGTTTCTCCTCCAGGGGAATGACTACATGGGAACTACCTGGAGG gtatGGGAGAGTAAAGCCTGACATCGTAACCTATGG ATCTGCTGTCCGTGGTTCCTCCATTCAGGGAGGATGTCGCTCTTTGTCTGGAACAAGTGTCGCTTCTCCTGTTGTAGCAGGAGCTATCACGCTTCTTGCCAG TGGAGTAATTCAGTCGGGAGGAGTAGTCAATCCCGCAAGTGTCAAGCAATCCCTGATGGCTTCAGCCCGGCGCCTACCGGGTGTTAATATGTTTGAACAAGGACATGGCAAACTGGACCTTGTTCGAGCCTATCACTTACTTTCTAATTATCGTCCTCACGTCTCCCTCAGTCCAag TTATATTGATCTAACGGAATGCCAATATATGTGGCCCTATTGTACTCAACCAGCCTATCACGGCGGAATGCCTATTATAGTTAATGTCACGATCCTAAATGGTATGGGCGTAACCGGTCGGATTGTCGACAAACCTACATGGCACCCGTACACACCTCAATATGGCGAATATCTTCACCTCGCACTGACTTTTTCCGATTTGCTCTGGCCTTGGTCGGGATTTTTGGCTGTTTCCATAA GTGTGTCTAGCGAAGCTGCTCAGTGGGAAGGACTCGCTCAGGGTCACGTCACTTTTACGGTAGAATCGCCTCCCGGCGAAGGCGAAGATGAGCCCCGGCGTTCAACAGTGAACTTGCCAATCAAAGTTAGAGTGGTAGCGACACCGCCAAGAGCCAAGCGGATTCTATGGGATCAATTTCACAACCTTCGTTACCCG CCCGGCTACTTTCCCCGTGATAATCTGCGCATGAAGAACGATCCGCTCGATTGGAACGGGGACCACATTCACACCAATTTCAAA gACATGTACCAACATTTAAGATCCAGCGGCTATTACATAGAAGTTTTGGGTTGGCCCTTTACATGTTTTGATGCGCGAAATTACGGCGCATTGTTAATTGTTGATccggaagaagaatttttccccgaagaaacattaaaactgAGGAACGATGTTGAAGAACTTGGTCTGTCTCTTATCATCATGGCCGATTGGTACAACACCACTGTGATGAAGAAAGTAAAATTCTACGACGAGAACACGAGACAGTGGTGGATGCCCGACACTGGAGGTGCCAACATCCCGGCGTTGAATGATCTTTTGACTTATTGGGGAATAGTCCTCGGGGACCGAATCTGGGAGGGTGAATTCATGCTGGGGGGTCATAACATGTATTTCGCTTCTGGTACGACGCTGTCAAAATTTCCGGCGGATGGAGTCAAAGTGTGGCGTTCGTTAAAAGATCAAG GACAAGAGGTTCTAGAAGGGGAACTGACTGGTGGCACAGAGCTCGTAGCCGTCATGGGATTTTACCAGACTCAAGCTTCCAATGAATTTGCGACGTCGCATGAATCTCTGATCCATAACTCCATAAGTCAAGAAGAGGAGGCAACCTTGCGGCCCACTCCTAGGTCTCCTGGAAGGATTGTTGTTTATGGGGATTCGAATTGCGCTGACAACAGCCATATGCAAAAAG attgcTTCTGGATGTTGGATGCTGTGTTGGACTATGCAGTTACAGGCGGTGAAGTACCTTTGGCGTTTCAGGAAAATCCAGATGGTTCAGATTTAGAATTGTCAAATGGTGGAAGTCCTCCCAAACGAATGGAAGGAAATCAGCTTCACAGATATTCCAAAGTATTGGAGTCATCCGGTCAGTTGGATTCTGCGCAGCCGCAA GCTCGTCCTCTTCCGTCATGTCCTCAGCCAGTGTTTTCGGTTCCAAGTCCATTAAATAAATCAGCCCCTACTAATCTCTACCAATCACAAAAGCTACTCTCAGTCAGCATTGATTCTTCTTTGCCCATTCTACCTGTCCAGGATCGGTTACTTCATAATCCTTTCCAGGCGTTATCATCTTTAGATGTTGATCAGATGGCAGACGACCTGCCAAGTGGATATCGCTTGCAGAGCGATTGGTCTGTCTCCACCAAATTTGCTTTGACCATCATGACTTTGGCAGCGCTCGTTCTCTTTTACCAATTTTATCGCAATCGGAACCGACCACGCCGTACGAGAAAATCTCCTCGGCTCAAGCGTGTTGGGGTTCCTTCAACTAATCTTTCACCCACCATCAAAGCGCCAAGtgtttaa